One Rhododendron vialii isolate Sample 1 chromosome 2a, ASM3025357v1 genomic region harbors:
- the LOC131317992 gene encoding callose synthase 11-like codes for MSNSTQRPVPTRRRVPPPPPPPPPRFDQQPFNIIPIHDLLTDHPSLRYPEVRAAAAALRAVGDLRRPPFVTWHNGLDLMDWLGLFFGFQNDNVRNQREHLVLHLANSQMRLPVPPPSAAVDALDASVLRRFRRKLLQNYSSWCSYLGRRSNVVKVQNDPRRELLYVCLYLLIWGESANLRFTPECICYIYHHMAMELNRTLDDDIDEETGRPFIPSMSGENAFLKRVVMPVYKTIRGEMERSRNGTAPHSAWRNYDDINEYFWSRRCFQRLKWPIDLSCRFFATTKEENRVGKTGFVEQRTFWNVFRSFDRVWVLLILFLQAAIIVSWEGTEYPRQALENRDAQVKLLTVFITWATLRLLQSVLDAGTQYSLVSRETLWLGVRMVLKGMVAATWIIVFSVFYARIWSQKDLDGRWSNAANQNIITFLEAGLVFIIPELLALVLFILPWVRNVLEETNWVILYLLTWWFQTRIFVGRGLREGLVNNIKYTLFWIVVLASKFTFSYFLQIKPLVAPTKALLDLKDPKYYWHQFFTNTNRAAVALLWIPVVLVYLMDLQIWYAIYSSFVGAIIGLFSHLGEIRNIEQLRLRFQFFASALQFNLKPEDPITSLQATLVHKLRDAIHRLKLRYGLGQPYKKIESSQVEATRFALIWNEIIISLREEDIISDQELELLELPPNCWDIRVIRWPCFLLCNELLLALSQAGELCDLPDCDLWIKMCKNEYRRCAIVEAYDSVKFLFHEIVKFNSEEYTIVTKLFAEIDRAVQIGKLTGAYKMTVLQQIHSRLISLIELLLMPKKELSKVVDLFQALYELSVREFPRVKKSVAQLRHEGLAPQNQAADAGLLFENAVQFPDDDDALFYRQLRRLHTILTSRDSMHNVPKNLEARRRISFFSNSLFMNMPRAPQVEKMMAFSILTPYYDEEVLYGKESLRSPNEDGISTLFYLQKIYEDEWANFMERMRREGMEDDEEIWTVKARDLRLWASYRGQTLSRTVRGMMYYYRALKMLAFLDSASEMDIRRGSEQISTFGSVKLHGGLNGISPGRPPASGNLNRATTSVSLLFKGSEFGCALMKYTYVVSCQMYGYHKRRGDPRAEDILYLMKNNEALRVAYVDEVHLGREEVEYYSVLVKYDQRLKKEVEIYKIRLPGPLKLGEGKPENQNHAIIFTRGDALQAIDMNQDNYFEEALKMRNLLEEFKKNYGIRKPTILGVRENVFTGSVSSLAWFMSAQETSFVTLGQRVLANPLKVRMHYGHPDVFDRFWFVTRGGISKASRVINISEDIFAGFNCTLRGGNVTHHEYIQVGKGRDVGLNQISMFEAKVSSGNGEQVLSRDVYRLGHRLDFFRMLSFYFTSVGSYFNTMMVVITVYAFLWGRLYLALSGVEKFAMDNSSNNKALGTIINQQFVVQMGLFTALPMIVENSLEHGFLPAIWDFITMQLQLASLFYTFQMGTRTHFFGRTILHGGAKYRGTGRGFVVQHKSFAENYRLYARSHFVKAIELGVILVVYAAHSPLATNTFVYIALTISCWFLVVSWIMSPFVFNPSGFDWLKTVYDFDGFMNWIWYRGVLVKADESWETWWYEEQDHLRTTGLWGKLLEITLDLRFFFFQYGIVYRLQIAGGKTSIGVYLLSWIYLVVVVAIYVVITYASEKYAAKEHKYYRLVQFVVISVTTLVIVILLKFTNFVFLDLVSSMLAFIPTGWGLILIAQVLKPFLQSTVVWETVVSVARLYDMLFGLVVMAPLAMLSWMPGFQSMQTRILFNEAFSRGLQISRIITGKNANFDM; via the coding sequence ATGAGTAACTCAACACAGCGCCCGGTCCCCACGCGCCGCCGCGtgcctccgccgccgccgcctccgcCGCCGCGGTTCGACCAACAGCCCTTCAACATAATCCCCATCCACGACCTCCTCACCGACCACCCCTCCCTCCGGTACCCCGAGGTGcgcgccgccgccgccgccctACGCGCCGTCGGAGACCTCCGCAGGCCGCCGTTTGTGACGTGGCACAATGGTTTAGACCTCATGGACTGGCTCGGCCTCTTCTTCGGCTTCCAAAACGACAACGTTCGCAACCAGAGAGAGCACCTTGTTCTTCATTTAGCCAACTCCCAAATGCGCCTCCCCGTGCCGCCGCCGTCCGCCGCCGTGGACGCCCTCGATGCCTCCGTCCTCCGCCGCTTCCGCCGCAAACTCTTACAGAACTACTCCTCCTGGTGCTCTTACCTCGGCCGGAGATCGAACGTGGTTAAAGTCCAAAATGACCCTCGCCGTGAGCTCCTATACGTATGTCTCTATCTCCTTATCTGGGGTGAATCTGCCAATTTACGTTTTACCCCTGAATGCATATGCTATATTTATCACCACATGGCCATGGAACTCAATAGAACCCTTGATGATGATATTGACGAGGAGACTGGTCGCCCTTTTATACCCTCTATGTCAGGCGAAAATGCGTTCTTGAAACGGGTAGTGATGCCTGTTTACAAGACGATTCGGGGGGAGATGGAGAGGAGTCGAAACGGGACCGCCCCGCATTCGGCTTGGCGGAACTATGATGATATAAATGAGTACTTTTGGAGTAGGAGGTGTTTTCAGAGGCTGAAATGGCCTATTGATTTGAGTTGTAGGTTTTTTGCCACTACCAAGGAGGAAAACCGGGTGGGGAAGACGGGGTTTGTTGAGCAAAGGACGTTTTGGAACGTGTTTAGGAGCTTTGATCGCGTTTgggttttgttgattttgttcttgCAAGCTGCCATTATTGTTTCTTGGGAGGGTACAGAGTATCCGAGGCAAGCATTGGAGAATAGGGATGCACAGGTGAAGTTGCTTACTGTTTTCATCACTTGGGCTACTCTAAGGCTTTTGCAATCAGTGCTTGATGCGGGTACTCAGTATAGTTTGGTTTCAAGAGAGACACTGTGGCTAGGTGTGAGAATGGTGCTTAAGGGAATGGTTGCCGCGACGTGGATTATTGTATTTTCGGTGTTCTATGCAAGGATTTGGAGCCAGAAGGATTTGGATGGGAGGTGGTCTAATGCGGCAAACCAAAATATCATTACTTTTCTTGAGGCCGGTTTGGTATTTATCATTCCAGAGTTGCTGGCGTTGGTTCTGTTTATTCTTCCTTGGGTTCGCAATGTACTTGAGGAAACAAATTGGGTGATATTATACCTGTTGACGTGGTGGTTCCAAACTCGAATCTTTGTGGGTCGTGGCCTAAGGGAAGGGCTAGTGAACAACATAAAGTACACCTTGTTCTGGATTGTGGTATTGGCTTCAAAATTCACATTCAGTTACTTCCTTCAAATTAAGCCCTTGGTGGCCCCCACAAAGGCTCTTCTGGATCTCAAGGATCCAAAGTACTACTGGCATCAATTTTTCACTAACACCAACAGAGCGGCGGTAGCCTTGTTGTGGATTCCTGTCGTTCTTGTATACCTTATGGATTTGCAAATCTGGTATGCGATTTATTCTTCCTTCGTCGGGGCAATAATTGGGTTGTTCTCACATTTAGGTGAGATTCGAAATATTGAACAGTTAAGGCTTAGATTCCAATTTTTCGCAAGTGCATTGCAGTTTAATCTCAAGCCAGAGGATCCAATCACAAGCTTACAGGCAACATTGGTGCATAAGCTACGCGATGCAATCCACAGACTGAAGCTACGATATGGGCTTGGCCAACCctacaagaaaattgaatcAAGCCAGGTGGAAGCAACCAGATTCGCCTTAATATGGAATGAGATAATTATATCTTTGCGAGAAGAAGATATCATCAGTGATCAAGAATTGGAACTTTTAGAACTTCCGCCTAATTGTTGGGACATTAGGGTTATTCGCTGGCCTTGTTTCCTCCTTTGCAACGAGCTGCTGCTTGCTCTTAGCCAGGCGGGTGAACTGTGTGATTTACCAGATTGCGATCTTTGGATTAAAATGTGCAAGAATGAATATAGGCGGTGTGCAATCGTTGAAGCTTATGATAGCGTCAAGTTCTTGTTTCATGAAATTGTGAAGTTCAACTCCGAAGAGTATACAATTGTAACAAAATTGTTCGCGGAGATAGATCGTGCTGTTCAAATTGGAAAGTTGACTGGGGCCTACAAGATGACTGTTTTACAGCAAATTCACTCCCGGTTGATTTCTCTTATTGAGCTTCTTTTAATGCCTAAGAAGGAGTTAAGTAAGGTGGTGGATTTATTCCAAGCGTTATATGAACTCTCTGTTAGAGAATTTCCCAGGGTGAAGAAATCCGTCGCACAGTTGAGGCACGAAGGTTTGGCACCTCAAAATCAAGCTGCTGATGCAGGGTTGCTTTTTGAAAATGCTGTTCAGTTTCCGGACGATGACGATGCTTTGTTCTACAGGCAGCTTCGTCGTTTGCATACGATTCTTACGTCTAGAGATTCAATGCACAATGTCCCAAAAAATCTTGAGGCAAGACGTCGTATTTCCTTTTTTAGCAACTCACTGTTTATGAACATGCCTCGTGCTCCCCAGGTGGAGAAAATGATGGCTTTTAGCATTCTAACTCCTTACTATGACGAAGAGGTTTTATACGGGAAAGAATCGCTAAGAAGTCCAAACGAAGATGGTATTTCCACCTTGTTTTATTTGCAGAAGATTTATGAGGATGAGTGGGCAAATTTTATGGAGCGGATGCGTAGAGAAGGAATGGAGGATGATGAGGAAATATGGACAGTCAAAGCTAGGGATCTTCGTTTGTGGGCTTCTTATAGAGGCCAAACACTCTCTCGTACTGTTAGGGGGATGATGTATTACTACAGGGCTCTTAAAATGCTTGCTTTTCTTGATTCCGCATCCGAAATGGATATAAGGAGGGGTTCAGAACAAATCTCGACTTTTGGTTCAGTGAAACTACACGGTGGTTTGAATGGTATCAGCCCGGGTAGGCCACCAGCTTCTGGAAATCTCAATAGAGCAACAACTAGTGTAAGTCTTCTGTTTAAAGGGAGTGAGTTTGGATGTGCTCTTATGAAATACACGTATGTGGTTTCTTGTCAAATGTATGGGTATCATAAGAGAAGAGGTGATCCGCGAGCTGAAGATATTTTGTACTTGATGAAGAACAATGAGGCACTTCGTGTTGCTTATGTGGATGAGGTGCACTTGGGAAGAGAAGAAGTTGAGTATTATTCTGTTCTTGTAAAGTACGATCAACGACTGAAGAAAGAGGTGGAGATCTATAAGATAAGATTGCCCGGTCCATTGAAGCTCGGTGAGGGTAAACCAGAGAATCAAAACCACGCTATCATTTTCACTCGTGGAGATGCGCTTCAAGCAATTGACATGAACCAAGACAACTATTTTGAGGAGGCACTTAAAATGCGTAATCTATTGGAGGAATTCAAAAAGAATTACGGCATAAGGAAACCAACGATTTTGGGAGTTAGGGAAAATGTGTTCACTGGTTCTGTTTCATCGCTCGCTTGGTTCATGTCTGCTCAAGAAACAAGTTTTGTAACCCTAGGACAGCGTGTTTTGGCGAACCCTTTAAAGGTGCGAATGCATTATGGCCATCCGGATGTGTTTGATCGGTTTTGGTTCGTGACCAGAGGTGGTATCAGTAAAGCTTCTAGGGTGATCAATATTAGTGAGGACATATTTGCCGGATTTAATTGCACACTGAGAGGTGGAAATGTGACTCACCATGAATATATACAAGTGGGTAAAGGAAGAGATGTTGGGTTGAATCAGATATCCATGTTTGAGGCTAAAGTTTCAAGCGGAAATGGTGAACAGGTTTTGAGCAGAGATGTGTATAGGTTGGGTCATAGACTTGACTTCTTCCGTATGCTTTCATTCTATTTTACTTCTGTAGGGTCCTACTTCAATACGATGATGGTGGTTATAACTGTCTATGCATTTTTGTGGGGCCGCCTTTATCTTGCTCTCAGTGGTGTTGAGAAGTTTGCCATGGACAACAGTAGCAACAACAAGGCCCTCGGCACTATCATAAACCAGCAATTCGTCGTTCAGATGGGTCTTTTCACTGCACTTCCAATGATAGTGGAGAATTCTCTAGAGCACGGGTTCCTTCCGGCAATTTGGGATTTTATAACAATGCAGTTGCAACTTGCATCTCTATTCTACACTTTCCAAATGGGAACACGTACCCACTTCTTCGGACGAACCATTCTTCACGGAGGTGCTAAGTACAGAGGCACAGGACGTGGTTTTGTGGTGCAACACAAGAGCTTTGCTGAGAACTATAGACTATATGCACGCAGCCATTTTGTGAAAGCAATTGAGCTTGGGGTGATTTTGGTTGTATATGCTGCCCATAGCCCATTGGCCACAAACACATTTGTCTATATAGCCTTAACTATCTCATGTTGGTTTCTGGTTGTTTCATGGATCATGTCCCCCTTTGTGTTTAACCCTTCTGGGTTTGATTGGTTGAAAACCGTATATGACTTTGATGGGTTCATGAACTGGATTTGGTATAGAGGTGTGCTTGTGAAAGCTGATGAGAGCTGGGAAACATGGTGGTACGAGGAACAAGACCATTTGAGGACAACTGGTCTATGGGGAAAATTGTTGGAAATAACTCTAGACCTccgtttcttcttttttcagtaTGGCATTGTGTACCGACTGCAAATTGCAGGTGGCAAGACTAGTATTGGCGTTTACTTGCTTTCTTGGATCTACTTGGTTGTGGTGGTCGCGATTTATGTGGTCATTACCTATGCAAGCGAAAAATATGCTGCAAAGGAGCATAAGTACTATCGGTTGGTTCAGTTTGTTGTAATTTCGGTGACAACACTTGTGATTGTTATATTGCTGAAATTCACCAATTTTGTATTTCTTGATCTTGTATCGAGCATGTTGGCTTTCATCCCCACAGGGTGGGGCCTGATACTCATTGCTCAGGTACTTAAGCCTTTTCTGCAGTCAACAGTGGTGTGGGAGACTGTTGTTTCCGTGGCTAGGCTATATGACATGTTGTTTGGGTTGGTTGTCATGGCTCCCCTTGCAATGCTTTCATGGATGCCTGGGTTCCAGTCAATGCAAACAAGGATTCTGTTTAATGAAGCATTCAGCAGAGGCCTCCAGATATCTCGTATTATTACTGGGAAAAATGCTAATTTCGACATGTAA